Proteins encoded within one genomic window of Polyangia bacterium:
- a CDS encoding DUF1592 domain-containing protein: MSKLLACSGAWGVLVAAAGCMGSIGGTQPTVGSGGGPQPPTGSGGNAAVAFGDPGVGQIHRLNSTEYNNTVADVLGTKLQPATVSWRSEEYDGFDNISASLGIDDKQYDLYVDAAGAIADDVFASDALRAKIVSCTTVDDDACVKSIISQTGLRLFRRPLLDTEIASFQKAYVAARQLGEDHNGAVKNVLWSLLSSGEFLYRMEFDNGNATRHLVGGYELASRLSYFLWSSAPDDALLAAADKLNTPEAINSTVDRLLHDPKSQRLVTNFAGQWLGARGLAAHPVQPDIYPAWSPDVADAAATEMYQYFDEFLHNDRPWSDFLKADINFVNGTLASFYGIPNVNGTQTQRVAYTADDRFGFLGLAGFLAISSQDRRSSPTIRGKWMLMNLLCTPPPPPPTGPMKPPPLEATNSNTATGNVRQILEEHRKNPACAACHASIDPFGLALEEFDGIGKFRTNYADGSPIDASTELPPSAAFPMGITFTGLKGAADTMAAEPMAKQCLTNKLFEYASGRSLTFDDTMSIAMIERTWETGGPLTINRLLHTIALGDPFRYRNPASPSAQ; the protein is encoded by the coding sequence ATGAGCAAGCTTCTAGCGTGTTCGGGGGCATGGGGCGTGCTGGTGGCGGCGGCGGGTTGCATGGGATCGATCGGCGGGACCCAACCGACAGTCGGCAGCGGCGGCGGGCCACAACCGCCTACCGGTAGCGGTGGCAACGCCGCGGTGGCCTTCGGCGATCCCGGCGTCGGCCAGATTCACCGGCTGAACTCGACCGAGTACAACAACACCGTCGCTGACGTGCTTGGCACCAAGCTCCAGCCGGCCACAGTCAGCTGGCGCAGCGAGGAGTACGACGGCTTCGACAACATTTCGGCTTCTCTCGGCATCGATGACAAGCAATACGATCTGTACGTCGACGCCGCCGGCGCCATCGCCGATGACGTGTTCGCCAGCGACGCCCTGCGCGCCAAGATCGTCAGCTGCACCACCGTCGACGACGACGCTTGCGTCAAGAGCATCATCTCGCAGACCGGCTTGCGGCTCTTTCGCCGCCCGCTGCTGGACACCGAGATCGCCAGTTTCCAGAAGGCATACGTGGCGGCACGCCAGCTGGGCGAAGACCACAACGGCGCAGTGAAGAACGTCCTGTGGTCGCTGCTGTCCAGCGGCGAGTTTCTGTACCGCATGGAGTTCGACAACGGCAACGCCACCAGGCACCTGGTCGGCGGGTACGAGCTAGCCTCGCGCCTGTCGTATTTCTTGTGGAGCAGCGCCCCCGACGACGCGCTGTTGGCCGCCGCCGACAAGCTGAATACCCCGGAGGCCATCAACAGCACCGTCGATCGCCTGCTGCACGACCCAAAATCGCAGCGCCTGGTGACGAACTTTGCCGGGCAGTGGCTGGGGGCGCGCGGGCTGGCCGCCCACCCCGTGCAGCCCGACATTTATCCGGCCTGGTCGCCCGACGTCGCCGACGCCGCCGCCACCGAGATGTACCAGTACTTCGACGAGTTCCTGCACAACGATCGGCCGTGGTCGGATTTTCTGAAAGCCGACATCAACTTCGTCAACGGGACCTTGGCCAGTTTCTATGGCATCCCCAACGTCAACGGCACGCAGACCCAGCGCGTGGCGTACACCGCCGACGACCGCTTCGGCTTTCTGGGCCTGGCCGGGTTCCTGGCCATCTCGTCGCAAGATCGACGGTCGTCGCCCACCATCCGCGGCAAGTGGATGTTGATGAACCTGCTGTGCACGCCGCCGCCGCCGCCGCCGACCGGACCGATGAAGCCGCCCCCCCTGGAAGCGACCAACTCCAACACCGCCACCGGCAATGTCCGCCAGATTCTGGAAGAGCACCGCAAGAATCCGGCCTGCGCCGCCTGTCACGCCTCCATCGATCCGTTCGGTCTGGCTCTGGAAGAGTTCGACGGCATCGGTAAGTTCCGCACCAACTATGCCGATGGCTCGCCCATCGACGCCTCGACCGAGCTGCCGCCGTCCGCCGCTTTCCCGATGGGGATCACGTTCACCGGCCTCAAGGGCGCGGCCGACACCATGGCCGCCGAGCCGATGGCCAAACAGTGCCTGACCAACAAGCTCTTCGAGTACGCGTCGGGGCGCAGCCTCACTTTCGACGACACGATGAGCATCGCGATGATTGAACGCACCTGGGAGACCGGCGGACCGCTGACCATCAACAGGCTCTTGCACACCATCGCCCTGGGCGATCCCTTCCGTTATCGCAACCCCGCCAGCCCCAGCGCGCAGTAA
- a CDS encoding endo-alpha-mannosidase: MRRHRLRSVVWALSTIAIAACEGPTAEVELGTTFQPVSIQKVYTRKIFVHMMPWFQVGGQHWTMNNRNGATGIASYASPMIGEYSSNDGNVIEYQLLTMKYAGIDGVLMDWPGLSGAFDLPQNKANADAVINRTAAFGMDFGIVYEDQNAGSVDAAKADMAYVRDNFLSKPNFMKVSGAPAVLVFGPQKFVNPTDWTTILSAFPQRPKFFALWYNNDAGSNADGKFAWLAQNGLKGISDFDNGLDGVNHGLMIPVLYPGFNPYYAQGGWPGPTYKISYTLKTDNTEGGDTLTSTFELGKYVGDTLQIATWNDYGEGTMIEPTNQFQYQFLTTLQKSVGAVYTDAELKIVKMLFDQRKQFGASKQADLDKASAALANLDVATACTVLGCTAPVHAGTGGASGSGGASGSGGAGGSGGASGAGGTKAGTGGRSGSGGAGGGDPSMPATGGGSGSDAGAPGATGNGTHAGGCAVVGMAEVDPSAAWMVAAGGVACALAARRRRARRR; this comes from the coding sequence GTGAGACGTCATCGCCTTCGGTCCGTCGTGTGGGCACTGTCGACCATTGCCATCGCCGCGTGCGAGGGCCCGACCGCGGAGGTCGAGCTGGGAACAACGTTCCAGCCGGTGTCCATCCAGAAGGTCTACACGCGAAAGATCTTCGTCCACATGATGCCGTGGTTCCAGGTCGGCGGGCAGCACTGGACGATGAACAACCGCAACGGCGCCACCGGAATCGCCTCGTATGCGTCGCCGATGATCGGCGAGTACAGCTCGAACGACGGCAACGTCATCGAGTACCAGCTGCTGACCATGAAGTACGCCGGCATCGACGGTGTGTTGATGGACTGGCCGGGACTGTCGGGCGCCTTTGATCTGCCGCAGAACAAGGCCAACGCCGACGCCGTCATCAATCGAACCGCCGCCTTCGGCATGGACTTCGGCATCGTCTACGAAGATCAGAACGCCGGCTCGGTGGACGCGGCGAAGGCCGACATGGCTTACGTGCGCGACAATTTTCTTTCCAAGCCCAACTTCATGAAGGTGAGCGGCGCACCGGCGGTGCTGGTGTTCGGCCCGCAGAAGTTCGTCAACCCCACTGACTGGACCACCATCCTCTCGGCCTTCCCCCAAAGGCCGAAGTTTTTCGCCCTTTGGTACAACAACGACGCGGGCAGCAACGCCGACGGAAAGTTCGCCTGGCTGGCCCAGAACGGCCTCAAGGGGATATCGGATTTCGACAACGGGCTGGACGGGGTGAACCACGGGCTGATGATCCCCGTTCTTTATCCGGGATTTAACCCGTACTACGCGCAAGGCGGGTGGCCCGGCCCCACTTACAAGATTTCTTACACGTTGAAGACGGATAACACCGAAGGCGGCGACACACTGACGTCAACGTTCGAACTGGGCAAGTACGTGGGCGATACCCTGCAGATCGCCACCTGGAACGACTATGGCGAAGGCACGATGATCGAACCGACCAATCAATTTCAGTATCAATTCCTCACCACGCTGCAGAAGAGCGTGGGCGCCGTCTATACCGACGCCGAGCTGAAGATCGTCAAGATGTTGTTTGATCAGCGCAAGCAGTTCGGCGCGTCGAAGCAAGCGGACCTGGACAAGGCCTCGGCGGCGCTGGCCAACCTGGACGTCGCCACGGCGTGCACGGTCCTTGGCTGCACGGCGCCGGTGCACGCCGGAACGGGCGGCGCCTCCGGCTCGGGCGGCGCGTCGGGATCGGGCGGCGCCGGCGGCTCGGGTGGCGCGTCCGGTGCCGGTGGAACGAAGGCCGGTACTGGCGGGCGCAGCGGATCGGGCGGCGCCGGCGGCGGCGATCCATCGATGCCGGCAACCGGAGGCGGTAGCGGCAGCGACGCTGGCGCGCCGGGCGCGACGGGCAACGGAACACATGCGGGCGGGTGCGCGGTGGTGGGAATGGCGGAGGTGGATCCATCGGCAGCCTGGATGGTGGCTGCGGGCGGCGTCGCCTGCGCCCTGGCCGCGCGCCGACGGCGCGCGCGGCGGCGGTGA
- a CDS encoding DUF4142 domain-containing protein: MLGVIGMATGASADTNKVGHARLNPGEDVSETNAAAASAALNNQAPSPPTTATLPAAQNGDPTWTAVKLHRLNMMEIQAGKAEQANGQSPRVKSFAAHMVRDHQAADRQLAAYAKKHKITLRGSEFGPPQNDDNTASGDDAADLQARADLKALKQHKGRDMDQAFLTAMITGHDNAITMVREARAATTDSELSSLLDQLLPSLQRHRDTASTLNNAINGTSSSE, translated from the coding sequence TTGCTCGGCGTCATCGGCATGGCCACTGGCGCCTCGGCCGACACCAACAAGGTGGGCCACGCACGCCTGAATCCCGGCGAAGACGTCTCGGAAACCAATGCCGCTGCGGCCAGCGCCGCCCTGAACAACCAAGCGCCGTCGCCGCCGACCACGGCCACGCTTCCGGCCGCGCAAAACGGCGACCCTACCTGGACGGCGGTCAAGTTGCACCGGCTGAACATGATGGAAATCCAAGCTGGCAAAGCGGAACAGGCCAACGGCCAATCGCCACGGGTGAAATCATTCGCCGCGCACATGGTGCGCGATCATCAGGCAGCGGATCGGCAGCTGGCCGCCTACGCCAAGAAGCACAAGATCACCTTGCGCGGCAGCGAATTCGGCCCGCCGCAGAATGACGACAACACCGCCTCCGGCGACGACGCCGCCGATCTACAAGCCCGCGCCGATCTGAAGGCGCTCAAACAGCACAAGGGCCGCGACATGGATCAGGCTTTCCTGACCGCCATGATCACCGGCCATGACAATGCCATCACGATGGTCCGCGAGGCTCGGGCGGCGACCACTGATAGCGAACTGTCCAGTTTGCTGGATCAGCTTCTGCCGTCGCTGCAGCGCCACCGGGATACGGCCTCGACCCTGAACAACGCCATCAACGGCACAAGCAGCTCCGAGTAA
- a CDS encoding DUF1552 domain-containing protein, which produces MKKILSRRTLLRGAGGVALALPWMESLAPRSAGAATGTAPTRYMPIFLPNGASRNWPATGTGVGAAWSLSPVMAPLADLKAKTIALTNLENGSAFNKNGSSSVEPSHGRQPGAWLCCVDAATTRTALNVADANGISVDQVMAAHAVFAGKTTLASLEVGLSTVYSSCDTFPDTGKPCQCSISRSVSWKTPTHPNYKTVDPLTVFNMIVTGVNAPATVMPDPVAMKRAALRKSVIDSALENANGTRARLAVGDRMKMDEFLDSVRTAEMRATTVSMGMTGGGMACTPIAKPTGATVTPDGIRHTTATYNKGAHADAMNALIVMAFQCDVTRIITYMLEDERSEFVYDHVPRRTWSGSGSSVGSGTCPEYHAGGQHGDPNDYATMTWWNVGKVADLCKKMDAVTEANGKTMLDNTVVFLGGAMHSDDHACEQLPALLIGSGNGKLKTDQNVVFSKRPVRDLHFTIMNSVFGMAQTNFGQNLTGAPIATITEIVAT; this is translated from the coding sequence ATGAAGAAAATACTCTCTCGCAGGACGTTGCTTCGGGGCGCGGGCGGTGTGGCGTTGGCTTTGCCGTGGATGGAGTCGTTGGCCCCGCGCAGCGCCGGCGCGGCGACGGGCACCGCCCCCACCCGCTATATGCCGATCTTTCTCCCTAACGGCGCTTCTCGGAATTGGCCCGCCACCGGCACCGGCGTGGGCGCCGCCTGGTCGCTAAGTCCGGTGATGGCCCCGCTGGCCGATCTGAAAGCGAAGACCATCGCGCTCACCAATCTGGAAAATGGATCGGCGTTCAACAAAAACGGGTCCAGCAGCGTCGAACCCAGCCACGGCCGCCAGCCGGGCGCGTGGTTGTGCTGCGTGGACGCCGCCACCACGCGGACGGCATTGAACGTCGCCGACGCCAACGGCATCTCCGTCGATCAGGTGATGGCCGCGCACGCGGTCTTCGCCGGCAAGACCACGCTGGCGTCGCTGGAGGTGGGCTTGTCGACGGTGTACAGCAGCTGCGACACGTTTCCCGACACTGGCAAGCCCTGTCAGTGTTCGATCAGCCGCAGCGTCTCGTGGAAGACGCCGACGCACCCGAATTACAAGACCGTCGATCCGCTGACCGTCTTCAACATGATCGTCACCGGCGTCAACGCGCCGGCCACCGTCATGCCCGATCCGGTGGCGATGAAGCGGGCGGCTCTGCGCAAGAGCGTCATCGACTCAGCGCTGGAGAACGCCAACGGCACCCGGGCCCGACTGGCCGTCGGCGATCGGATGAAGATGGATGAATTCCTCGACTCTGTGCGCACCGCCGAGATGCGCGCCACCACGGTGTCGATGGGCATGACCGGCGGTGGAATGGCTTGCACGCCGATCGCCAAGCCAACCGGCGCCACCGTCACGCCCGACGGCATTCGCCACACCACGGCCACGTACAACAAAGGCGCTCACGCCGACGCCATGAACGCGCTGATCGTGATGGCCTTCCAGTGCGACGTCACCCGCATCATCACGTACATGCTGGAAGACGAACGCTCTGAGTTTGTCTACGACCACGTCCCGCGCCGCACCTGGAGCGGCAGCGGCTCCTCTGTCGGCAGCGGCACCTGTCCCGAGTATCACGCTGGCGGCCAGCACGGCGATCCCAACGACTATGCGACCATGACCTGGTGGAACGTCGGCAAGGTTGCCGACCTTTGCAAGAAGATGGACGCTGTCACGGAAGCGAACGGCAAGACAATGCTGGACAACACCGTCGTCTTCCTGGGCGGGGCCATGCACAGCGACGACCACGCCTGCGAGCAGCTGCCGGCCTTGCTGATCGGCAGCGGCAACGGCAAGCTGAAGACCGATCAGAACGTCGTCTTCAGCAAACGCCCGGTGCGCGATCTGCACTTCACGATCATGAATTCGGTGTTCGGCATGGCGCAGACCAACTTTGGCCAGAACCTGACCGGCGCGCCCATCGCCACCATCACCGAGATCGTCGCGACATAA
- a CDS encoding RNB domain-containing ribonuclease, producing MDNMRSELRAIAHRAMVERGLLPDFSAAALAESRAAAPGVGPVDPMIRPMVRDLRRSLWCSIDNDDSRDLDQLTVAEALPAGTTRILIAIADVDAKVKQGSALDQHAAANTTSVYTDAQIFPMLPERLSTDLTSLNQDQERLAMVIDLVVDGGGGLLSSEVYRASVSNRAKLAYNTVAAWLEGTAGAPTAITALPGLDENLRLQDRVAQALRQRRHQQGALSLETLEPRAVFDGDAVTELRLEQKNRAKELIEDFMIAGNVATARFLQGKGMPSLRRVLRSPERWSRIVELGAIHGTRLPARPDARALDAFLGEQRRKDPLRFPDLSLAVVKLLGRGEYAVEQPGQGATEHFGLAVKNYTHSTAPNRRFPDLITQRLLKSALAGKPAPYAPDQLTTLAQHCTVQEDNAAKVERRVRKSAAAALLRTRIGQTFEALVTGASDKGTWVRLINPPVEGRVVRGEQGLDVGDRVTVKLERTDVQRGFVDFSR from the coding sequence ATGGACAACATGCGAAGCGAGCTGCGGGCCATCGCGCACCGGGCGATGGTCGAGCGGGGATTGTTGCCGGATTTCTCTGCCGCCGCCCTGGCGGAAAGTCGGGCCGCCGCGCCCGGCGTCGGGCCGGTTGATCCGATGATCCGCCCGATGGTCCGCGATCTTCGGCGGTCGCTGTGGTGTTCCATCGACAACGATGATTCGCGCGATCTGGATCAGCTGACGGTGGCGGAGGCCTTGCCAGCGGGCACGACCAGGATATTGATTGCCATCGCCGACGTCGACGCCAAGGTCAAGCAAGGCTCGGCCCTGGACCAGCACGCCGCCGCGAATACCACGTCGGTGTACACCGACGCCCAGATCTTTCCCATGCTGCCCGAGCGCCTGTCGACCGACCTGACGTCGCTGAACCAAGATCAAGAGCGCCTGGCAATGGTGATCGACCTGGTGGTCGATGGCGGCGGTGGCTTGCTGTCGTCGGAGGTGTATCGAGCCTCGGTGTCGAACCGCGCCAAGCTGGCCTACAACACCGTGGCGGCCTGGCTGGAGGGAACGGCGGGGGCGCCGACCGCCATCACTGCGTTGCCGGGTTTGGACGAGAACCTGCGCTTGCAGGATCGCGTGGCGCAGGCATTGCGGCAGCGCCGGCATCAGCAGGGGGCCTTGAGCCTGGAGACCCTGGAGCCGCGGGCGGTGTTCGACGGCGACGCCGTGACCGAGCTGCGCCTCGAACAGAAAAATCGCGCCAAAGAGCTGATCGAGGATTTCATGATCGCCGGCAACGTGGCCACGGCGCGGTTTCTTCAAGGCAAGGGAATGCCGTCTTTGCGGCGGGTGCTGCGCTCGCCGGAGCGCTGGAGCCGCATCGTCGAGCTGGGCGCCATTCACGGCACGCGACTGCCCGCCCGGCCGGACGCGCGGGCACTGGACGCATTTCTCGGTGAACAGCGCCGGAAAGATCCGCTGCGCTTCCCGGATCTGTCTCTGGCGGTGGTGAAGTTGCTCGGGCGTGGCGAGTACGCCGTCGAGCAACCGGGGCAGGGCGCGACCGAGCACTTCGGGCTGGCGGTGAAGAATTACACCCACTCGACGGCGCCCAACCGGCGCTTTCCCGATCTGATCACCCAGCGTCTGCTCAAAAGCGCGCTGGCGGGCAAGCCGGCGCCGTATGCCCCCGATCAGCTGACCACGCTGGCCCAGCACTGCACGGTGCAAGAAGACAACGCCGCCAAGGTCGAACGCCGGGTGCGCAAATCAGCGGCGGCGGCGCTGCTGCGGACCCGCATTGGCCAGACGTTCGAGGCGCTGGTCACCGGCGCGTCGGACAAAGGCACCTGGGTTCGCCTGATCAATCCGCCCGTCGAGGGTCGGGTGGTGCGCGGGGAGCAGGGCCTGGACGTCGGCGATCGCGTTACCGTCAAGCTGGAGCGCACCGACGTCCAGCGTGGCTTCGTCGACTTTTCTCGCTGA
- a CDS encoding DUF1552 domain-containing protein, which translates to MKNALSSRSGIRRRTFLGGGIGAGLASMFLRQLEADADSGPPTRFLVIHRPCGTIAERFFPTAGTSDTDFTLGPIMAPLQALKGDMVVFNNLTTPRDGGWQGDRHGQGMICSVAGNRGISDGTPIDNDDQFHNITSPTPSVDQLLLAGSPRLKGSTSIHLGSYRDSVQGGRIYPANGAANFRPISYAAASTPGGTPSPTFPEVRPDVAAQRLFGPVMAGGSATVARQQAQNKSILDLIAKDLGTLQKQVPASQRPKLDAHLTSIEQLEAKITATNTGTGGPACLPPTVPPELSSIPAGTPAGIRIDALDHQKVSQAQLNTIKVGFQCDLLRVATFTYGHGNSDVQFQQILPSFGTLTGYHDISHATDSGSVDRLAAIDTWYSLQVAAFLTDLKNTPESDGSSMLDNTLVFYFSEVSYGATHLWDKLPVVLFGGKSLGLQRGRNLQMNGRYLNDVQAAIMLAFGYPLPADNKFAGNNVWKGVTGPRLGQGAVDGLFA; encoded by the coding sequence ATGAAGAACGCGCTGTCTTCACGCTCGGGAATTCGCCGCCGCACTTTCCTGGGTGGCGGTATCGGCGCCGGGCTCGCTTCAATGTTCCTGCGTCAGCTGGAGGCGGACGCCGACAGCGGGCCACCGACGCGCTTCCTGGTCATCCACCGTCCCTGCGGGACCATCGCCGAAAGATTTTTCCCCACCGCCGGCACCAGCGACACGGACTTCACGCTGGGACCGATCATGGCGCCGCTGCAGGCGCTGAAAGGCGACATGGTTGTCTTCAACAATCTCACCACGCCGCGCGACGGCGGCTGGCAAGGTGACCGGCACGGGCAAGGGATGATCTGCAGCGTGGCCGGCAACCGCGGCATCAGCGACGGCACGCCGATCGACAACGACGATCAGTTCCACAACATCACCTCGCCGACGCCGTCGGTGGATCAGCTGCTGCTGGCCGGCTCACCGCGGTTGAAGGGGTCGACGTCGATCCACCTTGGGTCGTATCGCGATTCGGTGCAGGGCGGGCGCATCTACCCGGCCAACGGGGCGGCCAACTTTCGGCCCATCTCCTACGCCGCGGCCAGCACACCGGGCGGGACGCCCTCGCCCACGTTTCCCGAGGTGCGCCCCGACGTTGCCGCGCAACGGCTTTTCGGACCGGTCATGGCGGGGGGCAGCGCCACCGTGGCGCGCCAGCAGGCGCAGAACAAGAGCATTCTGGATCTGATCGCCAAGGACCTCGGCACGCTGCAAAAGCAGGTCCCGGCGTCGCAGCGGCCAAAGCTGGACGCGCACCTGACGTCGATCGAGCAACTGGAAGCGAAGATCACCGCCACGAACACCGGCACCGGCGGGCCCGCCTGTCTGCCGCCGACGGTGCCGCCGGAGCTGTCGTCGATCCCGGCGGGCACGCCGGCCGGCATCCGCATCGATGCCCTTGATCACCAGAAGGTCTCGCAAGCGCAGCTCAACACCATCAAGGTCGGCTTTCAGTGTGATCTGTTGCGGGTGGCCACGTTCACTTACGGCCACGGCAATTCCGATGTGCAGTTTCAGCAGATCCTTCCCAGCTTCGGCACGCTGACCGGATACCACGACATCTCGCACGCCACCGACTCGGGCTCGGTCGATCGTTTGGCCGCCATCGACACCTGGTACTCGCTTCAGGTTGCCGCCTTCCTCACTGATCTCAAGAACACCCCGGAGAGCGACGGCTCGAGCATGCTGGACAACACGCTGGTCTTCTATTTCAGCGAGGTCAGCTACGGCGCCACCCATCTTTGGGACAAGCTGCCGGTCGTGCTGTTCGGCGGCAAATCATTGGGCCTGCAGCGCGGGCGCAATCTGCAAATGAATGGCCGTTATCTGAACGATGTGCAGGCCGCGATCATGCTGGCGTTTGGATACCCGCTGCCCGCGGACAACAAATTCGCCGGCAACAACGTCTGGAAAGGCGTCACCGGTCCGCGCCTGGGACAAGGCGCCGTCGACGGTCTTTTCGCCTAG